The Chthoniobacterales bacterium genome includes a window with the following:
- the hemN gene encoding oxygen-independent coproporphyrinogen III oxidase: MRVDLDLIRKYNVPAPRYTSYPPATHFKPISEDLILERLDRQQEKPRPLSLYFHLPFCRALCWFCGCTNIITTQQIQSARYLEYLECEIEMVARRIHPESQVVQIHLGGGTPTFFLPEELHALGRIIRKHFKLAANFEGSVEIDPRQLTPDHVTALRDAGFRRASLGVQDFDPSVQAAIHRIQPYEQTSATVDWLRAGGFDSINIDLIYGLPFQKPQSFENTLDAVLTLQPDRLAVFNYAHVPWMKPAQTIFKVLPTPEEKMEILARTVEKLTSHGHVYIGMDHFARTDDELAVAQRTGTLQRNFQGYSTCGQVDIHAFGMSAISQANGTYWQNHKDLPGYYAALDANTLPVVKGYVLTEDDLLRRQLINRLMCDMRLDFSNLRRMLGVEVREYFGKELASLDDLAADGLLELRDDGLLVTPLGRLLVRNIAVRFDAYASGRKSAQFSKAI; the protein is encoded by the coding sequence ATGCGCGTCGATCTTGATCTCATTCGCAAATACAACGTCCCGGCCCCTCGCTATACGTCGTATCCGCCAGCCACTCATTTTAAGCCGATCTCCGAAGACCTGATTCTGGAGAGACTGGATCGGCAGCAGGAAAAGCCCCGCCCCCTCTCCCTCTACTTTCATCTGCCGTTCTGCCGCGCGCTCTGTTGGTTCTGCGGCTGCACTAACATCATCACCACGCAACAGATTCAAAGCGCTCGGTATCTCGAATATCTTGAATGCGAAATAGAAATGGTGGCCCGGCGTATTCATCCGGAAAGCCAGGTTGTGCAAATCCATCTCGGCGGCGGCACTCCCACTTTCTTTTTGCCGGAGGAATTGCATGCCCTGGGCAGGATTATTCGGAAGCACTTCAAACTGGCGGCTAACTTCGAGGGCAGTGTGGAGATTGATCCGCGACAGTTGACTCCCGACCATGTGACAGCGCTGCGGGATGCGGGCTTCCGGCGGGCCTCGCTGGGAGTTCAGGATTTCGATCCCTCGGTGCAGGCGGCGATTCATCGCATTCAACCCTACGAACAGACGAGTGCGACAGTGGACTGGCTGCGCGCAGGCGGATTCGATTCGATCAATATCGACCTCATCTACGGACTGCCGTTCCAGAAACCGCAGTCATTTGAAAACACGCTCGATGCCGTGCTGACGTTGCAGCCCGATCGCCTGGCTGTTTTCAACTACGCGCACGTCCCGTGGATGAAACCCGCGCAAACTATTTTCAAAGTCCTGCCGACGCCGGAAGAGAAGATGGAAATCCTCGCGCGGACCGTCGAGAAGCTCACCAGCCACGGTCACGTTTATATTGGCATGGATCATTTTGCGCGGACCGACGATGAGCTGGCCGTGGCGCAACGCACGGGAACGCTGCAGCGAAATTTTCAGGGCTACAGCACGTGCGGACAAGTGGACATTCATGCGTTTGGTATGTCGGCCATCTCGCAAGCCAATGGCACTTACTGGCAGAATCACAAAGACCTGCCCGGTTACTATGCGGCGTTGGACGCAAATACACTCCCCGTGGTGAAAGGTTATGTCCTCACCGAAGACGATCTGCTTCGGCGTCAACTCATCAACCGGCTGATGTGCGACATGCGCCTCGATTTTTCAAACCTCCGCCGGATGCTAGGCGTCGAGGTGCGCGAATACTTTGGGAAAGAACTCGCTTCGCTGGATGACCTCGCTGCCGATGGACTGCTGGAACTCCGTGACGATGGATTGTTAGTCACACCGCTCGGACGGCTGTTAGTCCGCAACATTGCGGTGCGCTTCGACGCCTACGCGTCCGGACGGAAGAGTGCGCAATTTTCCAAAGCCATATGA
- the hemE gene encoding uroporphyrinogen decarboxylase has protein sequence MPELLIEPNLKITHPRLPMSHRSRFLAACENKPVDYPPVWLMRQAGRCLPEYRALREKYSFVQMVRTPELATEVTLQPIRRFGFDAAILFSDILVVAEALGQPYHFRDGGGIEMDFALHCAADIDRLNPEGVADRLDYAAQALSLIKTAVGERHAVLGFAGSPWTLANYMLEGGSAREFSKAKNLFHTQPKIFAGLMKKITSAVIVFLQLQINAGVDAVQIFDSSGGLLGADHFEAASGSWIAEIIEAIHDQVPVILFSKGTHGAWDSLAATGADVISVDWIMRLADVRKLLPSHLAVQGNLDPSLLRTTPKIVAAETTRILNEMRGQNGHIFNLGHGVPPTAKLECIETLVETVRNFR, from the coding sequence ATGCCTGAGCTACTGATCGAACCCAACCTGAAGATCACTCATCCACGGCTCCCCATGAGCCACCGCTCCCGCTTTTTGGCGGCGTGTGAAAACAAGCCCGTGGATTATCCACCGGTCTGGCTCATGCGACAAGCCGGACGGTGTTTGCCGGAATATCGGGCCTTGCGGGAAAAATATTCGTTCGTTCAGATGGTCCGCACACCGGAGCTCGCCACCGAGGTTACTCTCCAGCCCATCCGGCGATTTGGTTTCGATGCGGCGATTCTATTCAGCGATATTCTCGTGGTCGCCGAAGCGCTAGGACAACCCTATCACTTTCGCGATGGGGGCGGCATCGAGATGGATTTCGCGCTTCACTGTGCAGCGGACATTGACCGGCTCAACCCAGAGGGCGTGGCTGATCGGTTGGACTATGCGGCGCAGGCACTTAGCCTGATCAAAACGGCGGTCGGCGAACGCCACGCAGTGCTGGGATTTGCGGGTTCGCCTTGGACGCTCGCCAATTACATGCTCGAAGGCGGCAGCGCACGGGAGTTTTCCAAGGCCAAGAACCTGTTCCATACCCAGCCGAAAATATTCGCAGGGTTGATGAAAAAAATAACCTCGGCGGTGATTGTTTTTCTCCAACTGCAAATCAACGCCGGCGTCGATGCGGTGCAAATTTTCGACAGCTCTGGCGGCCTGCTCGGCGCGGACCATTTCGAAGCTGCGTCGGGTTCCTGGATCGCAGAAATCATCGAGGCAATCCATGATCAGGTGCCGGTGATTTTATTTTCAAAAGGCACGCACGGCGCGTGGGATTCGCTGGCAGCCACCGGCGCGGATGTGATCAGCGTGGACTGGATCATGCGGCTGGCTGATGTGCGAAAACTGCTTCCCTCCCATCTCGCGGTGCAGGGAAATCTGGATCCTTCATTACTCCGCACGACACCGAAAATCGTGGCGGCAGAAACCACACGTATTCTCAATGAAATGCGCGGCCAGAACGGCCACATTTTCAATCTCGGCCACGGCGTGCCGCCCACGGCGAAACTGGAGTGCATCGAGACCCTGGTCGAAACGGTGCGAAATTTTAGATAG